One Skermanella sp. TT6 genomic window, GCCGCAGCACACGCTTGTGGCAGAAAATTCAAGTCGTAAAGTGCCGCTTCGGGTTCTTCCCATCATTCCACGCGTAGCGAAAAGAGACACCCATGCGTAAAGCAGTGCGTAAAGCGGTTTTCCCGGTTGCCGGACTGGGCACCCGGTTCCTGCCCGCGACCAAGGCCATTCCCAAGGAGATGCTGCCCCTGGTCGACAAGCCGCTGATCCAGCACGCCGTCGAGGAAGCTCGCGCCGCCGGCATCGAAGACATCATCTTCGTGACCAGCCAGGGCAAATCGGCGATCGAAGACCATTTCGACATCAATGGCGATCTCAACAAGGTCCTGGAAACCCGGGGCAAGCTCGATGCGCTCGAGTCGGTCAAGGCGACGGAGATCGGTTCGGGCAAGCTCTTCTACACCCGCCAGCAGCAGCCGCTCGGCCTCGGCCACGCGGTCTGGTGCGCGCGCAAGCTGGTCGGCGACGAGCCCTTCGCGGTCCTGCTCCCCGACGACGTCGTGCTGGCCGGCACCCCCTGCCTCAAGCAGATGGTCGAGGCCTATGACGACGTCGGCGGCAACATCGTCGCGGTCGTGGACGTGCCGCGCGAGCACACCAACCGATACGGCATCCTGGACGTGGCGTCCGACGACGGCCGGCTGGCCGCGGTGAAGGGCCTGGTCGAGAAGCCGAAGCCCGAGGTCGCGCCGTCCACCCTGTCGATCATCGGCCGCTACATCCTCCAGCCGGAGGTCTTCGGCCATCTCGACCGCCAGGAGCGCGGCGCCGGAAACGAGATCCAGCTGACCGACAGCATGGCGCGCCTGATCGGGAACCAGCCGTTCCACGGCCTGCGGTTCGAGGGCACCCGGTACGATTGCGGCGACCGCGTCGGCTTCCTGGAAGCCAACCTGGCGTTCGCGCTGGAGCGTCCCGACATCGGGCACCTGGTCCGCGAGGCCATCGCCAAGCTGATCTGATCCGGTATATACCCCGGCCACCCAGGTAATCCGGCCGCTCCGCGGCCGGCATTCACGTTGAAATATTGAGATAGAGGGCACGGCCCATGCGTATCGCAATGATCGGAACAGGCTATGTCGGCTTGGTTTCCGGCGCCTGTTTTTCCGAGTTCGGCGTCAACGTCGTGTGCGTCGACAAGGACGCGGGCAAGATCGACCGGCTGAACCGCGGCGAAATTCCGATCTACGAACCGGGCCTCGACGATCTGGTCGCGAAGAACGTCAAGGCCGGGCGGCTGTCCTTCAGCCTTGACCTGGCCGGTTCGGTAGCCGACGCCGACGCGGTGTTCATCGCGGTCGGCACGCCTTCCCGCCGCGGCGACGGACATGCCGACCTCAGCTACGTCTACGCCGCCGCCGAGGAGATCGCCCGCGGCATCAACGACTATACGGTCATCGTGACCAAGTCCACGGTGCCGGTCGGCACCGGGCGCGAAGTCGCGCGCATCGTCCGCAAGACCCGCCCCGACGTCGAATTCGGAGTGGCGTCCAACCCCGAGTTCCTGCGCGAGGGGTCGGCCATCGGCGACTTCCTGCGGCCGGACCGGGTCGTGATCGGGACCGACAGCGACCGCGCCCGCGCGGTGATGCGCGCCCTGTACCGGCCGCTCTACCTGATCGAGACTCCGATCGTGATGACCAGCCTGGAGACCGCCGAGCTGATCAAGTACGCGGCGAACACCTTCCTGGCGACCAAGATCACCTTCATCAACGAGATCGCCGACCTGTGCGAGAAGGTCGGGGCCGACGTCCACGACGTCGCCAAGGGCATCGGTCTGGACGGACGGATCGGCAAGAAGTTCCTGCATCCGGGTCCCGGCTACGGCGGGTCGTGCTTCCCGAAGGACACGCTGGCCCTCGTCCGCACCGCCCAGGATTACGGCTCGCCGCTGCGGATCGTCGAGACGGTGGTGGACATCAACACCAAGCGCAAGCAATCCATGGCCGACCGGATCGTCGAGGCCTGCGGCGGCGACGTGGACGGCAAGACGATCGCCGTGCTCGGCGTCACCTTCAAGCCGAACACCGACGACATGCGCGACAGCCCCTCGCTGGACATCGTCCCGGCCCTGCAGGAGAAGGGCGCCGTGATCCGGGCCTTCGATCCGGCCGGACGGCACGAGGCCGAGAAGCTGCTGCCCGGCGTCACCTGGTGCGGCGACGCATACGAGACCCTGGAGGGGGCTTCGGCCGTGGCACTCCTCACGGAGTGGAACGAGTTCCGCGTGCTAGACCTTAAGCGCGTGCGGGAGTTGATGAAAACTCCGGTTATGGTAGATCTTCGCAATGTCTACAATCCGGATGACATGGAAATGGCCGGGTTCGCCTATACCTGCGTCGGGCGCCCCTCGCGTTTCCGCATCAACAATCGCGAACTGCGCGAGAAGGTTCTCGAGTCATGACTGAAACCCACAAGTTCCACGGCACCGTCCTGCGCGAGTACGATATCCGCGGCATCGTCGGCAAGACCCTGACCGCCGCCGATGCCCGGGCGATCGGGCGCAGCTTCGGCACCGTGGTGGTCAGGGGCGGCGGCGACCGGGTCTGCGTCGGCTATGACGGCCGGCTCAGCTCCGTGGAACTGGAGGCGGCCCTGGTCGAGGGACTGGTCTCGACCGGCCTGCATGTCGAGCGGATCGGCCTCGGCCCGACCCCGATGCTCTATTTCGCGGTCCGCGACCGCGGGGCCTCGGCCGGCGTCATGATCACCGGGTCGCACAACCCGCCGGACTACAACGGCTTCAAGATGATGATGGGCAAGGCCCCGGTCTACGGCCAGGCCATCCTGGAGCTGGGCGAGATCGCGGCCAAGGGCGACTACGCCGTGGGCGAGGGACGGGCGGAGAAGATCGACATCCGCGACGCCTATGTCGAGCGCCTGCTGAAGGACTACGACGGCGCCCGCGACCTGACCGTCGCCTGGGATGCCGGCAACGGCGCCGCCGGCGAGATCCTGAAGCGGCTGACGGCCAGGCTGCCGGGCAAGCACATCCTGCTGTTCGAAGACATCGACGGCAACTTCCCGAACCACCATCCGGACCCGACCATGCCGGAGAACCTGGTGGACCTCCAGCAGGCGGTGGCCGAGCACAAGTGCGACCTGGGTATCGCCTTCGACGGCGACGGCGACCGGATCGGCGCGGTCGATGCCGGCGGGCGGATCGTCTGGGGCGACCAGCTCGTCGCGATCTATGCCTCCGAGGTGCTGAAGACCCATCCCGGCGGCACCATCATCGCCGACGTCAAGGCCAGCCAGACCCTGTTCGACGAGATCGAGCGCCTGGGCGGCAAGCCGCTGATGTGGAAGACCGGCCATTCGCTGCTCAAGGCCAAGATGGCGGAGACGGGCTCGCCGCTGGCCGGCGAGATGAGCGGCCATATCTTCTTCGCCGACAAGTGGTACGGCTTCGACGACGCCCTCTATTGCGGCATTCGCCTGGTGGCCCTGGTCGCCAAGTCGGACAAGACGCTGGCCGAGCTCCGGGACGTGCTGCCGCAGGTGTTCAACACGCCGGAAGTCCGCTTCCAGACCGACGAGGAGCGCAAGTTCGCCGTCGTGAAGGAGGTCAAGGCGCGCTTGGCGGCGAGCGGGGCCACGGTCAACGACATCGACGGCGTCCGGGTCAACACCGAGGACGGCTGGTGGCTGCTGCGCGCCTCCAACACCCAGGACGTGCTGGTCGCCCGCTGCGAGGCGTTCAGCCCCGAAGGGCTGGAGCGGCTGAAGGCCTTGCTGGTCGAACAGCTCGGCGCCAGCGGCATCTCGGCCCCGGCGGACTTCTGATCTTCCGAAGTTTGCCGTATCCTGTAGGTCAGGTAGAGCGAAGCGGCACCCGACATCCACGCACCGGCTCTGTCGGATGCCGCTTCGCTCCATCCGACCTACGGTGATCAAGGACCATCGCCATGCCGGACACCCTCTTCCTTCAGACGCTTCCCATAGCGCTCGGCCGGTTCGACCCGGCCTCCAAGCCGACCGGCCTGGTCATCGTCGACGAGGTCCACGGATTCTGCACCGTCGGATGCGGCCCCCTGGCCCCGGCCTCTCCCAATGCCCAGGTGGACAGGATGGTGACCGAGACCGTCGGGCTGGCGCGCCGGTTCGAGGCGGAGGGGTGGCCGACCCTGGCCTTCCTCGACACCCATGTCCCGGGCAAGCCCGAGCCGCCTTATCCTCCCCACTGCGAGATCGGCACCGGCCAGGAGAACCTCGTCGGCGAACTGGAATGGCTTGCCGATTCCCCCGCCGCGACACTGATCCGGAAGGACTGCATCAACGGCTTCATCGGAGCCATCGGGCCGGACGGCCGCAACCGCCTGCTGGACTGGATCACGGGAAACCGGCTGAAGGCGGTGCTGGCGGTCGGCATCTGCACCGACATCTGCGTGATGGATTTCGTGCTGACCCTGCTGTCGGCGCGCAACCACGGCATGGCGGGCGATCTGGAGGACATCGTGGTCTACGAACCGGGATGCGCCACCTACGACCTTCCCCTGGCCGTCGCCCGGGACCTGGGCCTGCCCGACACGGCGGCCCATCCCCAGGCGGAAACCCACCACATGGGCCTGTATGTCATGGCGTCGCGGGGCGCCGTGCTGGCGGGCGAACTGGCTTGGAGCTGTCCCCGATCAGGTCCATCCGCCCGAGACAGCTGATCCGATGCGTTGCGCCATGGGTGCAACCTAAGATCGTCGGCCCGCGTCACCTCCGCCCTGCATCGAGCCGTAGGTTGCGCCCATGGCGCAACACGGTGCGGCGAGTGGAACGGCCGGCTGCGAGGACCGGAGCGGTTCAACCTGATCGGGGACCGCTTTAGGTTCGGTTGGGAGCATGCGTGGCCGGCCGGGCTGTTCCGCGGCGAACGGAATGCCCAGCCAGCCCCGTCGAACCTGCCTGCTGCGCACCTTTCCCGGCTCAGGAGTCGAGACCCCAAAGGTCCGGGTTCCGTTTGAAATACTCGGTCATCATCTCGGTGAGGACCCGTATCTTCCGGGCGGGATGCTGGCCGGGCGGACGGACGACATAGGCGGCCGCCGGGGGCGGTGGATAGCCCGTCATGATCGGCACGAGTGCGCCCGAGACGACGTGGCCGTACGTGATGCAATCGGGAAGCCAGGCGATCCCCAGCCCCGCAACGGCGGCTGCGGCAAGCGCCGTCGCGTTGTCCGCCTTGAAGCTGCCCTGCGGCTGAACCGTGATGATCCCGTCGCCATCCGTGAACTGCCAGGTTTCCACCCCCTGCATGAGCGCCGGGTGGTTGAGAACCTGTTCGGGCGTCTCAGGAGCGCCGTGCAACTTGATGTAAGCCGGGCTTGCCAGAAGCTTTCCGTAGATCGGCCCGACGCGTTTTGCGATCAGGTTGGAGTCCTGAAGATAGCCGACCCGGATGGCGCAATCGAAGCCCTCCGCGATGAGATCGACGAAACGGTCGCTGTAGGATGAATGGATGTGCAGCCGCGGATGACGTTTTGCCATCTCCGCGATCACGGGTGCGAAATGGGTCGGCCCGAAGGAAAACGGCATGGCGATGCGCAGGCGGCCGCGCAGATCGCCATCGGGAAGAATCGCCTCTCTGGCGGTGTCCATCTCGGCGCTGGCCCGGGCCGCATGGTCCCGAAACGTGACGCCGGCTTCCGTCAGGGCGGCACCGCGGGTCGTCCGTGCGAGAAGCTGGATGCCGAGTTCCGCTTCGATCCGAAAGAGCCGCCGGCTCACGACCGATTTGGAAACGCCGAGCCGGCGCGCGGCGGCGGATACCCCGCCGGCATCGGCGACGGCGACGAATGTCTGCAGATCTTCGATGTCCACTTCGGCGTTCCCCAAACTGCGACACAGCTTTCCCGACCATGGCACTATCGAATCGCCGGAGGGAACGGTTAATTGCGGGCGGGCAGTCGCTCCCGGCGGATGTCTCCCGCAAACCCGATGCCGTTCGATCGGCAGGAAAGGAAGTCGCAATGACTTTTCGGAATGGCCTTGGTTCGCTTCTTCGTCCCGAAGACTCGGTCCTCGTTCTGATCGATCACCAGCCTTACCAGCTTGCGAACGTGAACAGCCACGAGCCGCAGATGGTGGTCAACAATACGGCGGCGCTGGCGAAGGTCGCCAAAGCCTTCGGCGTACCCACGATCCTGACAAGCGTGATCGCCGACAGGGGCGGCCTGATCTTCCCTCAGATCACTGACGTGTTCCCTGGCCAGGAGGTGATCGATCGGACCTTCATCAACACCTGGGAGGACAGGAAGGTCGTGGACGCGGTCAAGTCTACCGGTCGCAAGCAACTCATCATCGCCGGCCTCTGGACCGAGATCTGCGTCGCGATGCCGACGATCCAGGCTCTTGGCGAGGGTTGGGACGTGACGGTCGTCACCGATGCATCCGGAGGCGTTTCGACCGAAGCCCACGAAGTCGCGATCCGACGCATGATCGCGGCCGGCGCGAACATGATGACTTGGCTGGCGGTGGCGTCGGAATGGCAGCGTGACTGGGCCCGCACGGAGCATGCCGCCGAGCTTTCGGAGGTGCTCGTGCAGCATGCCGCCGGAAGCGGCATCGCTTTCCTTTGGGAACAGCAGTTGCTCAACACGCCGGTGCCAGGCACCGTGGACTGACCAGGCGCGGAGGGCGAGGATCCGGCGCACTGCGCCCGTCGGCGGACAGGCGCCCCCAGGGACCTCACAGACCCTGGGGCGCCACCATGATGCAGGCGTCGCCCGCCCGTTCCAGGCTGGCGCAGACGTTCCGCGCGGTCGTCTCGTCCAGGCCCATCAGGCGGGCGCGGAACAGCCGGCCGGAACCGGTCGTCACTTGGATCATCTGAGGATAGGCCCGGGACAGGAGCGAGGGCAGCCGGCGGCTCACCGAGTCGAGCGCCTTGCGGCCGGCGCGGGCGTCGCTGAAGGCGCCGACCTGCACGCCCCAGACGCCGGTCTCCGACGCGATGGCGCTGCCGCCCGCGCCGAGCGGCGGGCTCAAGGTTGCGGCCAGCGTCGCCAGGTCGGAACTGTCGACGACCTCCTCCAGGCTGGCGACCTCGACGTCGCCGCCGGCGATATCCGGCTTGCGGTCCGGGCGGGCGGGCGCGCGGAGCGAGGCGACCAGCGGCGCGGGCGTGCGCGGCGTGGCGAAACCCTGGTCGAGCAGTTCGGCCAGATGGGCGTCGCGCCATGCCGGCGTATCGCCGCCCATGACCACCGCGATCAGGCGCCGGCCCTGGCGCACCGCCGATGCCGCCAGATTGAAGCCCGATGCCCGGATATAGCCGGTCTTCAGCCCGTCCATGCCCTTGTAGACGCCCATGAGGCGGTTGTGGTTGGGGTGCTCGACGCCGCGATAGGTGAAGCTGGCCCGGCTGAAATAGGGGTAGTATTTCGGATAGTCGCGGATCAGCGCCGAGGCCAGGATGGCGAGGTCGCGCGCGGTCGAGACCTGCCGCTCGTCGGGCAGGCCGTGCGGATTCCGGAAGGTCGTCCGCGACATGCCGAGCTGGCGCGCCTTCCGGGTCATCATCGTGGCGAAACGGCTTTCGGAGCCGCCGACTCCCTCCGCCAGGACCATGGCGGCATCGTTCGCCGACTTCGTCACCAGCGCCAGGATCGCGTGCTCGACCTTGATCCGCTGGCCGGGCTTGAGGTCCAGCTTGGTCGGCGGCTGCGACGCCGCCTTGCGGGATACCGTCAGGCTCTGACCGAGCTTGATCCGCTTCTTCTGCAGCGCCTCGAAGGTCAGGTAGAGGGTCATCATCTTGGTCAGCGACGCCGGGTACTTGGGATCGTCGGCATTGGCCCGGTACAGGACCTCCCCGTTGCCGGCATCGATCACGATGGAGGCGTATTTCGATTGGGCCAGTGCCGGGTCCGCCAGGGAGCCTATGAGAAGGAGCGACAGGGCCAGGATGATCGTGGCGAGAAAGCCCGGTCGGCGGGACGGATTTGACACGGCGGAGCCCCCAATACACCTTCTGAACAAATCTTTGGCCGGATGGTAAGTTCGTGTTGAATCAATGTCTACCGTCCTTTCGTTAAACGGGCGCGACTGTGGTCTTCCGACCCTGATCCCTAAAGGATGAGGCAGTGACGCACCGGAAGATTGTCGGGTGCTTCTATCGTCCGTCCCGGCGGTGGGTGGTATATTGTCCGTCATGCGCCTGACACCGTTCGGTCCGGCCGCCGCGGCGGCTCTCCTCCTGCTCGGTCAAGCCCTGACCGGGTGCGCCTCGCTCGGCCCGGCCGAGGATGCGGGCGTGCGCAAGCTCACCTGGTTCAGCTACGTGAACGGGGAGGATCTGCGGGCCCAGTGCTCCGCCGAGGCTCCCGACCGCTACCGCCTGATCCACAATGCGCGGTCGAGCGCCCGGCTCAGGACCTACGAGGTGCATGGGGAAGGCGACGACGGGCGCTCCGGCCGCCCCGGCGGCGCCGTGGTGGAAGCGCGCGAGATACCCGCGGCCGACCTGTCGCGGCGCCAACCCGAAGAGGCGCTGGGCACCGGCGAAGGCGCCGCCGCCCGCATCAGGCTGTCGCCCGAGCAGTTCGATTGGCTGACCCGCAGCCTCGCCGACAACGGCGTCTTCGACACGCCGCTGCGAGGATTCCGGACGAAGCCGGGCGGCGTGCTCTGGCTGGCCAGCGGCTGCCACGACGGCGCCTATTTCCTGACCGCCTTCTCCAACCCCGCCGAGCGGCTCGAGATCATCGACGGGCCGGGACGGTGACCGGCGGAGCGGCCTATTCCCGGTCTTCCCCGCCGACCACCGCCAGCGTCGGTTGCGCGGCGGGCATCAGCTTGTCGATCCAGGGGCCGTCCGGCATGCGCTGGGCCAGGTCGGTCAGGTTGCGGTTCCACCACTGGCGCTGGTCGACCAGATCGTCATAGTCGTACTGGGTCTGGCGCCAGTTGCCGTCGCCGTTCGTCATGGTCACCATGTCGATCGGGAAACCGACGTCGGCCGAGCTGAAGCGGGTCGAGTCGAAGGACAGGTACGCCAGCTTCAGCGCCGTCTGCATGGAGGTGTCGTAGCGCAGCGCCCGGTCCAGGATCGGCTTGCCATAGGCGGTGGCGCCGATGGAGAGATAGGGGGTGCGCTCGTCCACCTCGATCCAGTTGCCTTCGGGATAGACCAGGAACATGGTCGGCTCGCGGTCGTCGGACAGGCGGCCGCCGATGATGGCGTGCAGGTTGAAGTGCAGCTTGCTGGCCTCCAGGGCCTCCTTGTCCTCCGCGGCGACTTGCCGCAGACAGGTCGTGAAGGCGCCGACCGCGTCGAGCATGCTCGAGAAGCTTTCGGTCGGGCGCTTGGTCATGTCCCGGCGGAGATAGGCCAGCGTCTTGTCGCGCACGCTGCGCAGGCCCGAGTTCATGATGAAGAACCGGTGGCTTCCCGATCCCATGATCGTGACCTTGCGGGCCGCTGAAAGCTGGGAACCGCTGGTGATGCGGCCGTCGGACAGGCCGATCAGGCCATCGCGGATCTTGATGCCGAGGCAGTAGGTCATTTCCGGTAAATCCAAAGGCGAAAAGGCGACACATCCTGTCACGCCGGCGGTTCCGCCACAAGCGCGGTCCCGGCCCTGCCGCCGACCATGGCGGGAGTTGGTGAACACCCCGTTAATGATGCGGAAACGCTTTCCCAAAGCTCATTGTGCAGTGCACAAAAATCGTTGACGGCGTCGGGAAAATGCCTATAGTAAGCGCATTGCTGCACTGCAGCATGAAAGTTCAGAGGCCTGGCGCGCGCATATGCGAAACCCAGCCGCGACCCTCCGACGGAGTTGGTGGCGGCGACCAACCGAAAGGAAGTCCAGATGTCCACGACCCCGACTTACGAGCAGTTCGCGACCGTTTCCAAGGAGCAGATGGAGAAGGCGGCCGCCCAGATCGTCAAAGGCTACGAGGAATACGCCACCTTCAGCAAGGCGAACGTCGACGCCCTGATCCAGGCCGGCACCGTCCTCGCGAAGGGCTTCGAGGAACTGGGCAAGCGCGCGCTGGCCTACTCCCAGTCCTCGCTGGAGAGCGGCGCCGCCGCCGGCAAGGCCGCGATGAGCGTCAAGACCGTCCGCGACCTGGTCGACCTGCAGTCCAGCTACACCAAGTCCACGCTCGACACCGCGCTGGCCGAAAGCGCCAAGCTGTCCGAGCTGTCGGTCAAGGTCGCCAACGAGGCGTTCCAGCCGATCAATGCGCGCCTCAACGCCACCATCGAGAAGCTGGGCAAGCCGCTGGCGGCGTAACGCGGGAACATCTTCGGGACGGCGCGGCGCCGCGGCGCCGCGCCGTCCCGGCAGAGCCGAAGCGCAGACGGCCCGGCGGTCCAGAGTGACCGCCGGGCCGTTGCCGTTCGTGACTCCGGTGTTCGGAAATTCCGCGTTTGGAACGATCGGTCCGGTATGCCCGTTTCGGAGGACGGGGCATTTCGATTATTGCGCGAAGTCGGCCGCCTGGGATCAATTCTCGGGAATCCTTCCCCCCGATGTGGATTTGGCACAAGACGCCTCTTCCAAGCGCGTCCGGAAATCTCATATGATTGTCGGAGGATGTCCATCGCGATGATTGCTAAATTTGCCCATGGCCGACAGCGACAAGCACGGGGACGAGGGGACCGTGACGGGAGTGGTCGTCAAGGCCAAGCCCAAGACGAAGAAACCCTCTATGTACAAAGTTCTAATGCTGAACGACGACTATACTCCGATGGAGTTCGTCGTTCTGGTGTTGGAGCGATTCTTCAACAAGAACCGCGAGGAAGCCACGCGCATCATGTTGCACGTGCATCGGCGTGGCGTCGGCATCTGCGGAGTTTTCACCTACGAGGTAGCCGAAACGAAGGTTACCCAGGTGATGGACTTTGCCCGCCAACACCAGCATCCTTTGCAATGCACCCTGGAGAAGGATTAGCCCGGCATGCTCTCGCGTAATCTCGAGCAATCGCTGCACCGAGCCCTAGCCTACGCCAACGAGCGCCGTCACGAATACGCCACGCTTGAGCATCTCCTGCTCGCGCTCACGGAAGACCAGGATGCTGTAGCCGTCCTGCGGGCGTGCGGCGTGAACCTCGACAAGCTGCGCTCGGAGCTTGGCGAATACCTCGACAACGAGCTCTCCAACCTGATCACCAACCGTCCCGAGGACGCGAAGCCGACTGCCGGCTTCCAGCGGGTGCTGCAGCGGGCGGCGATCCACGTACAAAGTTCCGGCCGTGAGGAAGTGACCGGAGCGAATGTGCTGGTTGCGCTGTTCTCTGAAC contains:
- the galU gene encoding UTP--glucose-1-phosphate uridylyltransferase GalU; the encoded protein is MRKAVRKAVFPVAGLGTRFLPATKAIPKEMLPLVDKPLIQHAVEEARAAGIEDIIFVTSQGKSAIEDHFDINGDLNKVLETRGKLDALESVKATEIGSGKLFYTRQQQPLGLGHAVWCARKLVGDEPFAVLLPDDVVLAGTPCLKQMVEAYDDVGGNIVAVVDVPREHTNRYGILDVASDDGRLAAVKGLVEKPKPEVAPSTLSIIGRYILQPEVFGHLDRQERGAGNEIQLTDSMARLIGNQPFHGLRFEGTRYDCGDRVGFLEANLAFALERPDIGHLVREAIAKLI
- a CDS encoding UDP-glucose dehydrogenase family protein: MRIAMIGTGYVGLVSGACFSEFGVNVVCVDKDAGKIDRLNRGEIPIYEPGLDDLVAKNVKAGRLSFSLDLAGSVADADAVFIAVGTPSRRGDGHADLSYVYAAAEEIARGINDYTVIVTKSTVPVGTGREVARIVRKTRPDVEFGVASNPEFLREGSAIGDFLRPDRVVIGTDSDRARAVMRALYRPLYLIETPIVMTSLETAELIKYAANTFLATKITFINEIADLCEKVGADVHDVAKGIGLDGRIGKKFLHPGPGYGGSCFPKDTLALVRTAQDYGSPLRIVETVVDINTKRKQSMADRIVEACGGDVDGKTIAVLGVTFKPNTDDMRDSPSLDIVPALQEKGAVIRAFDPAGRHEAEKLLPGVTWCGDAYETLEGASAVALLTEWNEFRVLDLKRVRELMKTPVMVDLRNVYNPDDMEMAGFAYTCVGRPSRFRINNRELREKVLES
- the pgmG gene encoding phosphoglucomutase/phosphomannomutase PgmG, with product MTETHKFHGTVLREYDIRGIVGKTLTAADARAIGRSFGTVVVRGGGDRVCVGYDGRLSSVELEAALVEGLVSTGLHVERIGLGPTPMLYFAVRDRGASAGVMITGSHNPPDYNGFKMMMGKAPVYGQAILELGEIAAKGDYAVGEGRAEKIDIRDAYVERLLKDYDGARDLTVAWDAGNGAAGEILKRLTARLPGKHILLFEDIDGNFPNHHPDPTMPENLVDLQQAVAEHKCDLGIAFDGDGDRIGAVDAGGRIVWGDQLVAIYASEVLKTHPGGTIIADVKASQTLFDEIERLGGKPLMWKTGHSLLKAKMAETGSPLAGEMSGHIFFADKWYGFDDALYCGIRLVALVAKSDKTLAELRDVLPQVFNTPEVRFQTDEERKFAVVKEVKARLAASGATVNDIDGVRVNTEDGWWLLRASNTQDVLVARCEAFSPEGLERLKALLVEQLGASGISAPADF
- a CDS encoding isochorismatase family protein, translated to MPDTLFLQTLPIALGRFDPASKPTGLVIVDEVHGFCTVGCGPLAPASPNAQVDRMVTETVGLARRFEAEGWPTLAFLDTHVPGKPEPPYPPHCEIGTGQENLVGELEWLADSPAATLIRKDCINGFIGAIGPDGRNRLLDWITGNRLKAVLAVGICTDICVMDFVLTLLSARNHGMAGDLEDIVVYEPGCATYDLPLAVARDLGLPDTAAHPQAETHHMGLYVMASRGAVLAGELAWSCPRSGPSARDS
- a CDS encoding LysR family transcriptional regulator, with translation MDIEDLQTFVAVADAGGVSAAARRLGVSKSVVSRRLFRIEAELGIQLLARTTRGAALTEAGVTFRDHAARASAEMDTAREAILPDGDLRGRLRIAMPFSFGPTHFAPVIAEMAKRHPRLHIHSSYSDRFVDLIAEGFDCAIRVGYLQDSNLIAKRVGPIYGKLLASPAYIKLHGAPETPEQVLNHPALMQGVETWQFTDGDGIITVQPQGSFKADNATALAAAAVAGLGIAWLPDCITYGHVVSGALVPIMTGYPPPPAAAYVVRPPGQHPARKIRVLTEMMTEYFKRNPDLWGLDS
- a CDS encoding hydrolase, producing MTFRNGLGSLLRPEDSVLVLIDHQPYQLANVNSHEPQMVVNNTAALAKVAKAFGVPTILTSVIADRGGLIFPQITDVFPGQEVIDRTFINTWEDRKVVDAVKSTGRKQLIIAGLWTEICVAMPTIQALGEGWDVTVVTDASGGVSTEAHEVAIRRMIAAGANMMTWLAVASEWQRDWARTEHAAELSEVLVQHAAGSGIAFLWEQQLLNTPVPGTVD
- a CDS encoding D-alanyl-D-alanine carboxypeptidase family protein encodes the protein MSNPSRRPGFLATIILALSLLLIGSLADPALAQSKYASIVIDAGNGEVLYRANADDPKYPASLTKMMTLYLTFEALQKKRIKLGQSLTVSRKAASQPPTKLDLKPGQRIKVEHAILALVTKSANDAAMVLAEGVGGSESRFATMMTRKARQLGMSRTTFRNPHGLPDERQVSTARDLAILASALIRDYPKYYPYFSRASFTYRGVEHPNHNRLMGVYKGMDGLKTGYIRASGFNLAASAVRQGRRLIAVVMGGDTPAWRDAHLAELLDQGFATPRTPAPLVASLRAPARPDRKPDIAGGDVEVASLEEVVDSSDLATLAATLSPPLGAGGSAIASETGVWGVQVGAFSDARAGRKALDSVSRRLPSLLSRAYPQMIQVTTGSGRLFRARLMGLDETTARNVCASLERAGDACIMVAPQGL
- a CDS encoding peptidase, with the protein product MTYCLGIKIRDGLIGLSDGRITSGSQLSAARKVTIMGSGSHRFFIMNSGLRSVRDKTLAYLRRDMTKRPTESFSSMLDAVGAFTTCLRQVAAEDKEALEASKLHFNLHAIIGGRLSDDREPTMFLVYPEGNWIEVDERTPYLSIGATAYGKPILDRALRYDTSMQTALKLAYLSFDSTRFSSADVGFPIDMVTMTNGDGNWRQTQYDYDDLVDQRQWWNRNLTDLAQRMPDGPWIDKLMPAAQPTLAVVGGEDRE
- a CDS encoding phasin family protein, which codes for MSTTPTYEQFATVSKEQMEKAAAQIVKGYEEYATFSKANVDALIQAGTVLAKGFEELGKRALAYSQSSLESGAAAGKAAMSVKTVRDLVDLQSSYTKSTLDTALAESAKLSELSVKVANEAFQPINARLNATIEKLGKPLAA
- the clpS gene encoding ATP-dependent Clp protease adapter ClpS; translated protein: MADSDKHGDEGTVTGVVVKAKPKTKKPSMYKVLMLNDDYTPMEFVVLVLERFFNKNREEATRIMLHVHRRGVGICGVFTYEVAETKVTQVMDFARQHQHPLQCTLEKD